In Xiphophorus couchianus chromosome 8, X_couchianus-1.0, whole genome shotgun sequence, the following proteins share a genomic window:
- the LOC114149820 gene encoding protein NLRC3-like, whose product MGENEEQRRSSREAVLKITLNFLRRMKQEDLADHLQKIFLGACQHQLKSGLKKKFQSVFEGISKAGSPTLLNQIYTELYITEGGTGEVNDEHEVRQIETASRKPHRPETTIRQEDIFKVPPGRDQPIRTVMTKGVAGIGKTVLTQKFTLDWAEDKAHQNIQFIFPFTFRELNVLKEKKFSLVELVHHFFSETKEIWSFEHFQVLFIFDGLDESRLPLDFHNKEILTDATESTSVDVLLTNLIRGKLLPSALLWITTRPAAANQIPPHCMDMVTEVRGFNDPQKEEYFRKRFRDEEQATRIISHMKTSRNLHIMCHIPVFCWITATVLEDELKTREGGELPSTLTEMYIHFLVVQTKVKKVKYDGGAETDPHWSPESRKMIESLGKLAFDQLQKGNLIFYESDLTECGIDIRAASVYSGVFTQIFREERGLYQDKVFCFIHLSVQEFLAALHVHLTFINSGSYVMKETQRSEKSPLLNKSDLKSLHQRAVDQALQSPNGHLDLFLRFLLGLSLQTNERLL is encoded by the exons ATGGGTGAGAatgaagagcagaggaggagcagcagagaggcagtGCTGAAGATCacactgaacttcctgaggagGATGAAGCAGGAGGACCTGGCTGACCATCTGCAGA aaatttttcTTGGAGCTTGTCAACATCAACTTAAATCTGGTCTCAAGAAGAAGTTCCAGTCTGTGTTTGAGGGGATTTCTAAAGCAGGAAGTCCAACCCTTCTGAACCAGATCTACACAGAGCTCTACATCACAGAGGGAGGGACTGGAGAGGTCAATGATGAACATGAGGTCAGACAGATTGAAACAGCATCCAGGAAACCACACAGACCAGAAACAACAATCAGACAAGAAGACATCTTTAAAGTCCCACCTGGAAgagatcaaccaatcagaacagtGATGACAAAGGGAGTGGCTGGCATTGGGAAAACTGTCTTAACACAGAAGTTCACTCTGGACTGGGCTGAAGACAAAGCCCACCAGAACATCCAGTTCATATTTCCATTCACGTTCAGAGAGCTGAAtgtgctgaaagagaaaaagttcagcttGGTGGAACTTGTTCATCATTTCTTTAgtgaaaccaaagaaatctgGAGCTTTGAAcacttccaggttctgttcatctttgatggTCTGGATGAGAGTCGACTTCCTCTGGACTTCCACAACAAGGAGATCCTGACTGATGCTACAGAGTCCACCTCAGTGGATGTTCTGCTGACAAACCTCATCAGGGGGaaactgcttccctctgctctcctctggataaccacacgacctgcagcagccaatcagatccctCCTCATTGTATGGACATGGtgacagaggtcagagggttCAATGACCCCCAGAAGGAGGAGTACTTCAGGAAGAGATTCAGAGATGAGGAGCAGGCCACCAGGATCATCTCCCACATGAAGACATCACGAAACCTCCACATCATGTGCCACATCCCAGTgttctgctggatcactgctacAGTTCTGGAGGATGAGTTGAAGaccagagagggaggagaaCTGCCCAGCACCCTGACTGAGATGTATATCCACTTCCTGGTGGTTCAGACCAAAGTGAAGAAGGTCAAGTATGATGGAGGAGCTGAAACAGATCCACACTGGAGTCcagagagcaggaagatgattgagtctctgggaaaactggcttttgatcagctgcagaaaggaaactTGATCTTCTATGAATCAGACCTGACAGAGTGTGGCATCGATATCAGAGCAGCTTCAGTGTACTCAGGAGTGTTCACACAGATCTTTAGGGAGGAGAGAGGGCTGTACCAGGACAAGGTGTTCTGCTTCATCCATCTGAGTgttcaggagtttctggctgctcttCATGTTCATCTGACCTTTATCAACTCTGGTTCTTATGTGATGAAAGAAACGCAAAGATCGGAGAAGTCTCCATTACTTAATAAATCTGACCTTAAATCTCTCCATCAGAGAGCTGTCGACCAGGCCTTACAGAGTCCAAATGGACACCTGGACTTGTTCCTTCGCTTCCTCCTGGGACTTTCACTGCAGACCAATGAGAGACTCCTATAA